One region of Blattabacterium cuenoti genomic DNA includes:
- a CDS encoding putative LPS assembly protein LptD, which produces MEKIIFFYIFYSFIFCALSNEVKKEDNKQINNSFSFLNLKDTVKYKSNIQEHNVEEGKIYLKGNASIEYSDIKIQADSIEFNWKNGDLYATKKEKPIFLQQKNHQSIFSKVHINFNNKKGEFQDFYMQNKNNIIIADKIETNNNNITLKKVTYISDPFFIKGKDKNPDFYLKTDYVKFFNSKKYIFSGPVFLYWYKVPMPIFLPFLYIPIKEKLDAASYGILYPKVGIINKKIYMENIGLFFPISNFLNFKISSSIYNMEKWKLKTRIEYKLKYFYDGFLDFNYQIENNKKKDYQFHWKHNTDFKSDMGIDFNTDVNYNKNILNPIQNENKLLSYITLKKSFYNNFLFMNAYMIQKEYEKKMGIEFIIPEFIFYTSNRFFYNKKNLLLHNLVIDNKLSIHNYINFFKKRDFYTKFCHSINMDTFFYIFYPYFKIYPKVFYNEFYTWNFRKKDIYSFQQIDLSTDIISISLNKIFKIKKNIFLHQIEPILSLYTKYLSPILYDEEKNFYQKKINFTLNNNLYVKDTNDLNYKIIKDFKLVYSFFFDKNFIKWNELYFTGETYFTKDLEIKYKGGVQQKKEKNKNNMMYFDFSFSYNYDKIFLPIKNGYKKGKNRYDYFFFDDKGYAKYSIPLNFNFYLNSNYKNDLNKIKTFNTFIKVNGSINITKYWKINLETDYNIINNKIIFSNITFYRDLRSFQMSFNWSPETSSWSFFIGIKDPNLSKLIQYSETKNKI; this is translated from the coding sequence ATGGAAAAAATTATATTTTTTTATATTTTTTATTCATTTATTTTCTGTGCATTATCTAATGAAGTAAAAAAAGAAGATAATAAACAGATAAATAATTCTTTTTCTTTTTTAAATTTAAAAGATACTGTAAAATATAAATCAAATATACAAGAGCACAATGTAGAAGAAGGTAAAATTTATTTAAAAGGTAATGCTTCTATAGAATATTCTGATATAAAAATTCAAGCAGATTCTATTGAATTTAATTGGAAAAATGGAGATTTATATGCTACTAAAAAAGAAAAACCTATTTTTTTACAACAAAAAAACCATCAATCTATTTTTAGTAAAGTTCACATAAATTTTAATAATAAAAAAGGAGAATTTCAAGATTTTTATATGCAAAATAAAAATAATATTATTATAGCAGATAAGATTGAAACAAATAATAATAATATTACTTTGAAAAAAGTAACATATATATCAGATCCTTTTTTTATAAAAGGAAAAGATAAAAATCCAGATTTTTATTTAAAAACAGATTATGTAAAATTTTTTAATTCAAAAAAATATATTTTTTCAGGACCAGTTTTTTTATATTGGTACAAGGTTCCAATGCCTATATTTTTACCATTTTTATATATTCCTATAAAAGAAAAATTGGATGCAGCTTCTTATGGAATACTTTATCCTAAAGTAGGAATTATAAATAAAAAAATTTACATGGAAAATATAGGATTATTTTTTCCAATTTCTAATTTTTTAAATTTTAAAATATCCAGTTCCATATATAATATGGAAAAATGGAAATTAAAAACAAGAATAGAATATAAACTGAAATATTTTTATGATGGATTTTTAGATTTTAATTATCAAATTGAGAATAATAAAAAAAAAGATTATCAATTTCATTGGAAACATAATACTGATTTTAAATCTGATATGGGAATAGATTTCAACACTGATGTCAATTATAATAAAAATATATTGAATCCAATTCAAAATGAAAATAAACTTTTATCATATATAACGCTAAAAAAAAGTTTTTATAATAATTTTTTATTTATGAATGCTTATATGATACAAAAAGAATATGAAAAAAAAATGGGAATAGAATTTATCATTCCAGAATTTATTTTTTATACTAGTAATAGATTTTTTTATAATAAAAAAAATCTATTATTACATAATCTAGTAATAGATAATAAACTCTCTATTCATAATTATATCAATTTTTTTAAAAAAAGAGATTTTTATACTAAATTTTGTCATAGTATAAATATGGATACTTTTTTTTATATTTTTTATCCTTATTTTAAAATTTATCCAAAAGTATTTTATAATGAATTTTATACATGGAATTTTAGAAAAAAAGATATTTATAGCTTTCAACAAATAGATTTATCAACAGATATAATATCTATTTCATTAAATAAAATTTTTAAAATTAAAAAAAATATTTTTTTACATCAAATAGAACCTATATTATCTTTATATACAAAATATTTATCCCCTATTTTATATGATGAAGAAAAAAATTTTTATCAAAAAAAAATAAATTTTACATTAAATAATAATTTGTATGTAAAAGATACAAATGATTTGAATTATAAAATTATAAAAGATTTTAAGTTAGTTTATTCATTTTTTTTTGATAAAAATTTTATAAAATGGAATGAATTATATTTTACAGGAGAAACTTATTTTACAAAAGACTTAGAAATAAAATATAAAGGAGGAGTACAACAAAAAAAAGAAAAAAATAAAAATAATATGATGTATTTTGATTTTTCTTTTTCATACAATTATGATAAAATTTTTTTACCTATAAAAAATGGATATAAAAAAGGAAAAAATCGTTATGATTACTTTTTTTTTGATGATAAAGGTTATGCAAAATATTCAATTCCATTGAATTTTAATTTTTATTTGAATTCTAATTATAAAAATGATTTAAATAAAATAAAAACGTTTAACACCTTTATAAAAGTAAATGGTTCTATAAATATAACAAAATATTGGAAAATTAATCTTGAAACAGATTATAATATAATCAATAATAAAATAATATTTTCTAATATTACTTTCTATAGAGATTTAAGAAGTTTTCAAATGAGTTTTAATTGGTCACCGGAAACTTCTTCTTGGTCTTTTTTTATTGGAATTAAAGATCCTAATTTAAGTAAATTAATACAATATAGTGAAACTAAAAATAAAATATGA
- a CDS encoding Rid family detoxifying hydrolase → MILKKISIEKIPSYGPYSTCVLVDNFLFVSGQIAIDFKTGKLVFDSIEIETRKIMENLKFILKENGLHFKNVIKTSIFVKNMNHFSKINEVYSEFFHKNDFPARETIQISGLPKNANIEISLIAYKN, encoded by the coding sequence ATGATACTAAAAAAAATTTCAATAGAAAAAATTCCTTCTTATGGACCATATAGTACTTGTGTTCTTGTAGATAATTTTTTATTTGTTTCTGGTCAAATAGCTATAGATTTTAAAACTGGAAAATTAGTTTTTGATTCTATAGAAATAGAAACTAGAAAAATAATGGAAAATTTAAAATTTATTCTTAAAGAAAATGGATTACATTTTAAAAATGTAATAAAAACCTCTATTTTTGTAAAAAATATGAATCATTTTTCTAAAATAAATGAAGTTTATTCTGAATTTTTTCATAAAAATGATTTTCCTGCTAGAGAAACTATACAAATTTCTGGATTACCAAAAAATGCTAATATAGAAATATCTTTAATAGCATATAAAAATTGA
- a CDS encoding OstA-like protein: MNYRVFSYEKKKKIIELIHADYIQKNDVDKVFFLGNVHMKYKKYHIYCDRAFFYKKNNKFYGYGNVQIKKGENKIFSKKIEYTEEYFKLSGRVTLFYGKIKLMSNDIIYNFRKKIFQAINNVVLFLDDFKLNTNTLVYDLKTQKIYYKNKSIITCGKLNISSKEGYYFILKKKVELKYGVKLITKKYTVYSNFLEYFPKQQKKINFCHPIIIIQNDKINNFIYADKAYFFLKKEIFVFKYSRIHYNDKILKVKYFFFDQKKKYGFIKNIILEDKTNKYLLIGGYGELNLNYNSFILKKNVKIIKIFKKKPIVIYSDKLKISLKKDYLIQAFLVKSYLLNNNIQIICNSLHYKLSDKFIKLDGNPIIWFNNQQIMGNSIFIYFNNNFLKKIKIIKNASYIEKINNNDFNQIGGDIITGFFKENILEKILIQGNVNSIFFLYPSKDIKIINKSSYGTLSLDLYQGKKIKKIYSTEPILSELIPVKNIKKLFFIPNFFWKKKPKKIKNFIIYEEIEKYRKENLLEIEKIKKIKLNSYE, encoded by the coding sequence GTGAATTATAGAGTTTTTTCTTATGAAAAAAAGAAAAAAATTATAGAACTTATTCATGCTGATTATATTCAAAAAAATGATGTAGATAAAGTTTTTTTTTTAGGAAATGTTCACATGAAATATAAAAAATATCATATTTATTGTGATCGAGCTTTTTTTTATAAAAAAAATAATAAGTTTTATGGATATGGAAATGTTCAAATAAAAAAAGGAGAAAATAAAATTTTTTCTAAAAAAATAGAATATACAGAAGAATATTTTAAATTATCAGGTAGAGTAACATTATTTTATGGAAAAATAAAATTAATGTCAAATGATATTATTTATAATTTTAGAAAAAAAATATTTCAAGCTATCAATAATGTAGTTTTATTTTTAGATGATTTTAAATTAAATACTAATACTTTAGTATATGATTTGAAAACTCAAAAAATTTATTATAAAAATAAAAGTATTATTACTTGTGGGAAGTTGAATATATCTAGCAAAGAAGGTTATTATTTTATTCTTAAAAAAAAAGTAGAACTTAAATATGGAGTAAAATTAATTACTAAAAAATATACAGTATATTCTAATTTTTTAGAATATTTCCCTAAACAACAAAAAAAAATAAATTTTTGTCATCCTATTATTATAATACAGAATGATAAAATTAATAATTTTATTTATGCTGATAAAGCATATTTTTTTCTTAAAAAAGAAATTTTTGTATTTAAATATAGTCGTATACATTATAATGATAAAATTTTAAAAGTAAAATATTTTTTTTTCGATCAAAAAAAAAAATATGGATTTATTAAAAATATTATTTTAGAAGATAAAACAAATAAATATTTATTAATAGGAGGATATGGAGAATTGAATTTAAACTACAATTCTTTTATTTTAAAAAAAAATGTAAAAATAATAAAAATATTTAAAAAAAAACCTATTGTTATTTATTCTGATAAATTAAAAATCAGTTTAAAAAAAGATTATTTAATTCAAGCTTTTTTAGTTAAAAGTTATTTATTAAATAATAATATTCAAATAATATGTAATTCTTTACATTATAAATTATCAGATAAGTTCATAAAACTTGATGGTAATCCTATTATTTGGTTCAATAACCAACAAATTATGGGAAATTCCATTTTTATTTATTTTAATAACAATTTTTTAAAAAAAATAAAAATTATAAAAAATGCATCTTATATAGAAAAAATAAATAATAATGATTTTAATCAAATAGGAGGAGATATTATTACAGGTTTTTTTAAAGAAAATATTTTAGAAAAAATATTAATTCAAGGAAATGTTAATAGTATTTTTTTTCTTTATCCTTCTAAAGATATTAAAATAATTAATAAATCTTCTTATGGAACATTATCTTTGGATTTATATCAAGGAAAAAAAATTAAAAAAATATATTCTACAGAACCTATTTTATCTGAATTAATTCCCGTAAAAAATATAAAAAAATTATTTTTTATTCCTAATTTTTTTTGGAAAAAAAAACCTAAAAAAATTAAAAATTTTATTATATATGAGGAAATAGAAAAGTATAGAAAAGAAAATTTATTAGAAATAGAAAAAATAAAAAAAATAAAATTAAATTCTTATGAATGA
- a CDS encoding aspartate aminotransferase family protein, protein MNELENDFIQYQAQVTPYPMKIIVDHADGAYIYGKDGKQYLDFVAGISVNILGHGNKKIKKAIKEQVDKYLHTMVYGEFIHNPCVNLCKKIAENTPYPLNNTYLVNSGTEAVEGALKLAKSYTRKEEIISCKWSYHGSTHGSISIMGNEENKRPFRPLLPLIKFIKFNHIKELISSITEKTACIILETIQCSAGIILPNKDYLKEVRKECNKKNVLMILDEVQTGFGRTGKFFSFEHYGIVPDILIMGKGMGGGMPIGGFISSNKIMRTFCDKVPLSHLTTFGGHVISASASLATINQLINSNIIEQVSIKENWIRKYLIHDEIKNIKGKGLLLSFELVTENLVEKLLKICLEKGLILFRFLFHKNSLRITPPLTITKEEIQKGCSIIIESLNQLKKK, encoded by the coding sequence ATGAATGAATTAGAAAATGATTTTATTCAATATCAAGCTCAAGTTACTCCATATCCTATGAAAATTATAGTGGATCATGCTGATGGTGCTTATATTTATGGAAAAGATGGAAAACAATATTTAGATTTTGTAGCAGGTATTTCTGTAAATATATTGGGACATGGTAACAAAAAAATAAAAAAAGCGATAAAAGAACAAGTAGATAAATATTTACATACTATGGTGTATGGAGAGTTTATACACAATCCTTGTGTAAATCTTTGTAAAAAAATAGCAGAAAATACTCCATATCCACTTAATAATACTTATTTAGTAAATTCAGGGACTGAAGCTGTAGAAGGAGCTTTAAAATTAGCGAAGTCTTATACTAGAAAAGAAGAAATTATTTCCTGTAAATGGAGTTATCATGGAAGCACTCATGGATCTATAAGTATAATGGGTAATGAAGAAAATAAAAGACCATTTAGACCATTACTTCCTTTAATAAAATTTATAAAATTTAATCATATAAAAGAATTAATATCTTCTATTACAGAAAAAACAGCTTGTATTATTTTAGAAACAATTCAATGTTCTGCTGGAATAATATTACCTAATAAAGATTATTTAAAAGAAGTGAGAAAAGAATGTAATAAAAAAAATGTTTTAATGATTTTAGATGAAGTACAAACTGGATTTGGTAGAACGGGTAAATTTTTTTCTTTTGAACATTATGGAATAGTACCTGATATATTAATAATGGGAAAAGGAATGGGAGGAGGAATGCCTATTGGTGGATTTATATCATCTAATAAAATAATGAGAACTTTTTGCGATAAAGTTCCTTTAAGTCATTTAACTACTTTTGGAGGTCATGTTATTTCTGCATCTGCTTCCTTAGCTACTATAAATCAACTTATAAATTCTAATATAATAGAACAAGTTTCTATCAAAGAAAATTGGATTAGAAAATATTTAATACATGATGAAATAAAAAATATTAAAGGAAAAGGATTACTCTTATCTTTTGAATTAGTAACTGAAAATTTAGTGGAAAAATTATTAAAAATTTGCCTAGAAAAAGGATTAATATTATTTCGTTTTTTATTTCATAAAAATTCTTTACGTATTACTCCTCCATTAACCATAACAAAAGAAGAAATACAAAAAGGATGTTCCATTATCATTGAAAGTTTAAATCAACTTAAAAAAAAATAA
- the truA gene encoding tRNA pseudouridine(38-40) synthase TruA — translation MRFFIELAYNGKYFYGWQIQKKVITVEEKLEFCLSKLLKKNINVIGAGRTDKGVHAKQMFAHFDYEKKIDNNFIYKLNIFLPKSIQVFKILPVKNNIHARFNAISRTYKYYLTSEKKPFNQDFSWYCFYILDIDLMNLASQKLIQYKDFSSFCKKKTIKKNNICQINNAFWYKRNNIFCFTIEANRFLRSMVRSIIGTIIDVGRKKISINEFIKIIESKNNNYCSPIVPACGLFLTKILYPEDIFYDKE, via the coding sequence TTGAGATTTTTTATTGAATTAGCTTATAATGGAAAATATTTTTATGGATGGCAAATACAAAAAAAAGTAATTACAGTAGAAGAAAAATTAGAATTTTGTTTATCCAAATTATTAAAAAAAAATATAAATGTAATAGGAGCTGGAAGAACAGATAAAGGAGTACATGCTAAACAAATGTTTGCTCATTTTGATTATGAAAAAAAAATAGATAATAATTTTATATATAAGTTAAACATTTTTTTACCTAAATCTATTCAAGTTTTTAAAATATTACCAGTAAAAAATAATATTCATGCTAGATTTAATGCTATCAGTAGAACATATAAATATTATTTAACATCTGAAAAAAAACCATTTAATCAAGATTTTTCATGGTATTGTTTTTATATTTTAGATATTGATTTAATGAATCTTGCTTCTCAAAAATTAATACAATACAAAGATTTTAGTTCTTTTTGTAAAAAAAAAACAATAAAAAAAAACAATATATGTCAAATTAATAATGCTTTTTGGTATAAAAGAAATAATATTTTTTGTTTCACTATTGAAGCTAATAGATTTTTAAGATCTATGGTAAGGTCAATTATAGGAACAATTATTGATGTAGGAAGAAAAAAAATTAGTATTAATGAATTTATAAAAATAATAGAATCAAAAAATAATAATTATTGTAGTCCAATAGTTCCTGCATGTGGTTTATTTCTTACAAAAATTCTTTATCCAGAAGATATTTTTTATGATAAAGAATAA
- a CDS encoding ABC transporter ATP-binding protein yields MIKNKKKESSLKQLLKISLDYKFILISIIITSILISFISAYRPKLIQKAIDCFILYKNLLGLKKILILIIFLLFLESLFHFILLYLSNVLAQNVIKKIRIQLFEKLLYFKNTFFNKTPIGKIISYSVSDIETITVIFNDGILLVSGDVLRIIMIIIMMYTVHKKLSFIVFITLPFMYIITRFFQKILKKTFHEERIQTSRLNSFLQENILGMSIIQLFNKEKEEYLKFRSINYQLMNAHFKTIFYFSIFFPIVELVSAFTIGIVIFYVGIYAIEKKNIQPGQIIAFIFFIYLLFRPMRQIADRFNIIQRGIAGIERIFYILNLNDTIINKGNLHFKKLRGHVIFNNVHFSYIKNEKILNGISFEIKPGEKIAIVGSTGSGKSTIIHLVSRFYEIEKGSILIDGHYIKDIELKNLRSHIRIVTQDPFLFNDSIINNISLGNPSIDIEKIENMAKKIGIHNFIKSLPNGYHFIVKEKGSLLSVGEKQLISFLRVQMHPYSILILDEATSSLNKELEKMIYNSTYFLTKHKTSIIITHRLSTLVENSDKILAIKKGYIVEKGTHKELIQLNGYYAGLYNKKIKNG; encoded by the coding sequence ATGATAAAGAATAAAAAAAAAGAATCATCCTTAAAACAACTTCTTAAAATTAGTTTAGATTATAAATTTATTCTAATATCGATAATTATTACGTCTATATTAATATCTTTTATTTCTGCTTATCGTCCTAAATTAATACAAAAAGCTATAGATTGTTTTATTCTTTATAAAAATTTACTTGGTCTTAAAAAGATATTAATATTGATTATTTTTCTACTTTTTTTAGAAAGTTTATTTCATTTTATTTTATTGTATTTATCTAATGTATTAGCACAAAATGTAATTAAAAAAATAAGAATTCAATTATTTGAAAAATTGTTATATTTTAAAAATACTTTTTTTAATAAAACTCCAATAGGAAAGATAATATCTTATTCCGTTTCTGATATAGAAACTATAACTGTAATATTTAATGATGGAATATTACTTGTTTCTGGAGATGTTTTAAGAATTATTATGATCATAATAATGATGTATACAGTACATAAAAAACTTTCTTTTATTGTTTTCATTACTCTTCCTTTTATGTATATCATCACTCGTTTTTTTCAAAAAATATTGAAAAAAACTTTTCATGAGGAACGTATACAAACTTCTAGATTAAATAGTTTTTTACAGGAAAATATACTAGGAATGTCTATTATTCAATTATTTAACAAAGAAAAAGAAGAATACTTAAAATTTAGATCTATTAATTATCAATTAATGAATGCACATTTTAAAACTATTTTTTATTTTTCTATCTTTTTTCCAATAGTAGAATTAGTTTCTGCATTTACAATAGGTATTGTAATATTTTATGTAGGCATTTATGCAATAGAAAAAAAAAATATTCAACCAGGACAAATTATTGCCTTTATTTTTTTTATTTATCTTCTTTTTCGTCCTATGCGACAAATAGCAGATAGATTTAATATTATACAAAGGGGAATAGCTGGTATAGAACGTATATTTTATATATTAAATTTAAATGATACAATTATTAATAAAGGAAATTTACATTTTAAAAAATTAAGAGGACATGTTATATTTAATAATGTTCATTTTTCATATATAAAAAATGAAAAAATTTTAAATGGAATATCTTTTGAAATTAAACCAGGAGAAAAAATAGCTATAGTAGGATCTACTGGATCTGGTAAATCTACAATTATTCATTTAGTTTCTAGATTTTATGAAATTGAAAAAGGAAGTATTTTAATTGATGGACATTATATTAAAGATATAGAACTTAAAAATTTAAGATCTCATATAAGAATAGTAACACAAGATCCTTTTTTATTTAATGATTCTATTATTAATAATATTTCTTTAGGAAACCCTTCTATTGATATAGAAAAAATAGAAAATATGGCAAAAAAAATAGGAATTCATAATTTTATTAAATCATTACCTAATGGATATCATTTTATAGTAAAAGAAAAAGGAAGTTTACTCTCAGTTGGAGAAAAACAATTAATTTCTTTTTTAAGAGTTCAAATGCATCCTTATTCTATACTTATATTAGATGAAGCTACTTCTTCTTTAAATAAAGAATTAGAAAAAATGATCTATAATTCTACATATTTTTTAACAAAACATAAAACCTCTATTATTATAACTCATCGTCTTTCTACATTAGTAGAAAATTCTGATAAAATATTAGCTATTAAAAAAGGATATATAGTTGAAAAAGGAACTCATAAAGAATTGATTCAATTAAATGGATATTATGCTGGATTATACAATAAAAAAATTAAAAACGGTTAA
- a CDS encoding peptidylprolyl isomerase gives EKIEGISAIIGNEIILDSEIKNQKKVSNTLDDLLIQKLMLFYAKKDPDIINNDQELKLKIQDFISSINKKYINKELFEELIETIKNNYYIEKFYQKITDNIDVTPEQIKNFYKKKRPYIPKKICISYITFYPKKNEINREKNILLLKKIKEEIHSDIDFSIKAILFSEDEYSNINGGLIKNILIDDLSKEFKNIILSLKEKEISNPFETKKGFHLIRLEKKRKNEIDIRHILIKHKYSKNLNKNKIKSFINLVKKRLTYKKIDFETICKEKNNIVESFFQKKICIEENQLSEKMKKILRFLKKGEITKPYKEIINGNMTFFIIKLLDIIPHHPVSFEKNYPYLEYFVKKITKKNKIKNWYEKTIKNTYTKINRF, from the coding sequence AGAAAAAATTGAAGGAATTAGTGCAATTATAGGAAATGAAATTATTTTAGATTCTGAAATAAAAAATCAAAAAAAAGTTTCTAATACTTTAGATGATCTTTTAATTCAAAAATTGATGCTTTTTTACGCAAAAAAAGATCCAGATATAATAAATAATGATCAAGAATTAAAATTAAAAATTCAAGATTTTATTTCAAGTATAAATAAAAAATATATAAATAAAGAATTATTTGAAGAATTAATTGAAACAATTAAAAACAATTATTACATAGAAAAATTTTATCAAAAAATAACAGATAATATAGATGTAACTCCTGAACAAATAAAAAATTTTTATAAAAAAAAAAGACCTTATATACCAAAAAAAATATGTATTTCTTATATAACTTTTTATCCAAAAAAAAATGAAATAAATAGAGAAAAAAATATATTACTTTTAAAAAAAATAAAAGAAGAAATACATTCTGACATTGATTTTTCTATTAAAGCTATTTTATTTTCTGAAGATGAATACTCAAATATAAATGGAGGATTAATTAAAAATATTTTGATAGATGATCTTTCTAAAGAATTCAAAAATATAATTTTATCTTTAAAAGAAAAAGAAATATCTAATCCTTTTGAAACAAAAAAAGGATTTCATTTAATAAGATTGGAAAAAAAAAGAAAAAATGAAATAGATATAAGACATATATTAATTAAACATAAATATTCAAAAAATTTGAATAAAAATAAAATAAAATCATTTATAAATTTAGTTAAAAAACGTCTTACTTATAAAAAAATAGATTTTGAAACAATTTGTAAAGAAAAAAATAATATAGTAGAATCTTTTTTTCAAAAAAAAATTTGTATTGAAGAGAATCAACTTTCTGAAAAAATGAAAAAAATATTACGTTTTTTAAAAAAAGGAGAAATAACAAAACCTTATAAAGAAATTATAAATGGAAATATGACTTTTTTTATTATTAAATTATTAGATATAATACCTCATCATCCTGTTTCTTTTGAAAAAAATTATCCATACTTGGAGTATTTTGTAAAAAAAATTACAAAAAAAAATAAAATAAAAAATTGGTATGAAAAAACTATTAAAAATACTTATACAAAAATTAACCGTTTTTAA
- the lptB gene encoding LPS export ABC transporter ATP-binding protein encodes MTLIAKNIYKKYKGKYIVKNISLKLFQGEIVGLIGPNGAGKTTFFYMIIGIIKPDKGKIVINQEDITMKPIYQRSKKGIGYLAQEPSIFRKLSVEDNILCILEMKKKFFKKRKEITEKLIEELGLQNIRKNLGEILSGGERRRTEIARCLAIKPKFILLDEPFSGIDPIAIEELQKIIFSLKKKNIGILITDHNVQEISMITDRIYLMFEGKIFKHGTTTEVLRDTTVKKVYLGNRFINY; translated from the coding sequence ATGACTTTGATAGCTAAAAATATATATAAAAAATATAAAGGAAAATATATAGTAAAAAATATTTCTTTAAAATTATTTCAAGGAGAAATAGTTGGATTAATTGGACCTAATGGAGCTGGAAAAACTACTTTTTTTTACATGATTATAGGAATTATTAAGCCAGATAAAGGAAAAATAGTTATTAATCAGGAAGATATAACTATGAAACCAATATATCAACGTTCCAAAAAAGGAATTGGATATTTAGCACAAGAACCATCTATATTTAGAAAATTATCTGTGGAAGATAATATTTTATGCATATTGGAAATGAAAAAAAAATTTTTTAAAAAAAGAAAAGAAATAACAGAAAAATTAATTGAAGAATTAGGATTACAAAACATTAGAAAAAATTTAGGAGAAATCCTTTCTGGAGGAGAAAGGAGACGTACTGAAATTGCTAGATGTTTAGCTATTAAACCTAAATTTATTCTTTTAGATGAACCTTTTTCTGGAATAGATCCAATTGCTATAGAAGAATTACAAAAAATAATTTTTTCTTTAAAAAAGAAAAATATAGGTATATTAATAACGGATCATAATGTTCAAGAAATTTCTATGATAACAGATCGTATTTATTTAATGTTTGAAGGAAAAATATTTAAACATGGAACAACTACAGAAGTATTAAGAGATACTACAGTTAAAAAAGTTTATTTAGGAAATCGTTTTATTAATTATTAA
- a CDS encoding thiamine diphosphokinase encodes MNYRLKNKQQKIELFLNGDPPYFLKNKIFYHKIFSVDGAFYYLKKLGISIDYISGDFDSILKKDFPSKGRIFTTYNQKYTDFDKALNILYKKGFFNINVWGASGKEQDHFLGNLSTALKYKKKLSIVFHDKYYFYFFSKKKNIFFFSEKNKKISLFPFPEVNGLKTNGLKYPIHKGILKIGKNIGIRNESTNKKIEINYKKGELIIFIGK; translated from the coding sequence ATGAATTATCGTTTAAAAAATAAACAACAAAAAATAGAGTTATTTCTTAATGGAGATCCACCTTATTTTTTAAAAAATAAAATATTTTATCATAAAATATTTTCTGTAGATGGGGCTTTTTATTATTTAAAAAAATTGGGAATTTCTATAGATTATATAAGTGGAGATTTTGATTCTATATTAAAAAAAGATTTTCCTTCTAAAGGAAGGATTTTTACTACTTATAATCAAAAATATACAGATTTTGATAAAGCCTTAAATATTCTTTATAAAAAAGGATTTTTTAATATAAACGTTTGGGGAGCTAGTGGAAAAGAACAAGATCATTTTTTAGGAAATTTATCTACAGCTTTAAAATATAAAAAAAAATTATCTATTGTTTTTCATGATAAATATTATTTTTATTTTTTTTCAAAAAAAAAAAATATATTTTTTTTTTCAGAAAAAAATAAAAAAATATCACTATTTCCATTTCCAGAAGTAAATGGATTAAAAACTAATGGACTAAAATATCCTATTCATAAAGGAATATTAAAAATTGGTAAAAATATAGGAATTAGAAATGAATCTACTAATAAAAAAATAGAAATTAATTACAAAAAAGGAGAACTTATAATATTTATAGGAAAATAA